One Triticum dicoccoides isolate Atlit2015 ecotype Zavitan chromosome 4B, WEW_v2.0, whole genome shotgun sequence genomic window carries:
- the LOC119293831 gene encoding pterocarpan synthase 1-like: MATVLFASAAHGVGTQGAPRHLHFYMHDSSTGPKPTTVLIANGTGQPLKGSGGSARFGDTMVMDDRLTEGPTPASRVVGRAQGFYVTASQGDPAVLLTMNVLLADGPYNGSSLAVVGRNNVMMPERELAVVGGTGVFRMATGYVLWKTASWSGGSAVLELDAFVYVSPAAAGA, from the coding sequence ATGGCCACCGTCCTTTTTGCCTCTGCCGCCCACGGCGTGGGCACGCAGGGTGCCCCCAGACATCTCCACTTCTACATGCACGACTCCAGCACCGGCCCCAAACCCACCACCGTTCTAATCGCCAACGGGACCGGCCAGCCGCTGAAGGGCTCCGGCGGCAGCGCCCGGTTCGGTGACACAATGGTCATGGACGACCGCCTCACGGAGGGCCCTACGCCGGCCTCGAGAGTCGTCGGGCGTGCCCAGGGATTCTACGTGACAGCATCACAGGGCGATCCCGCAGTGCTCCTCACCATGAACGTCCTGCTCGCCGACGGGCCTTACAACGGGAGTTCGCTGGCCGTGGTGGGCCGCAACAACGTCATGATGCCGGAGCGGGAGCTGGCGGTGGTTGGCGGGACCGGAGTTTTCAGGATGGCGACAGGGTATGTGCTCTGGAAAACTGCGAGCTGGAGTGGGGGGAGCGCCGTCCTCGAGCTGGATGCCTTTGTCTACGTGAGCCCGGCGGCCGCCGGTGCATGA
- the LOC119292786 gene encoding uncharacterized protein LOC119292786, translating to MGSFLSSAAGATGEVDHGARAHRSPTIKECTRLMTNQELARLDGYDPVSFQELMARGNAGRPTLLQDEADSAAVCKLVRCALKHYNSKNPGVDFEYPAELTTEMKATGISFRKRFWYHVGFLARRRNAGADDELQHFFAELRFNEWTRRPNVQTCTILEKPLCRFRSRCAFCTDGSKVLHPSDTEFACGKEGHEKEFFNKKDMQVWPIDPMRHASQM from the exons ATGGGGTCCTTCCTCTCGTCGGCTGCCGGTGCCACGGGCGAGGTTGATCATGGCGCACGCGCCCACCGCTCTCCTACCATAAAGGAGTGCACCCGCCTTATGACAAACCAGGAGCTAGCTCGGTTAGACGGATACGATCCAGTAAGCTTCCAAGAACTCATGGCCAGAGGAAATGCTGGCCGCCCCACGTTGTTACAAGA CGAGGCTGACTCCGCCGCCGTTTGTAAGCTTGTCCGCTGCGCCCTCAAACACTACAACTCCAAAAACCCG GGCGTCGACTTCGAGTATCCCGCCGAGCTGACAACGGAGATGAAGGCCACTGGTATCAGTTTCAGGAAACGTTTCTGGTACCACGTCGGTTTCTTGGCGCGCCGGAGGAATGCTGGCGCTGATGATGAGTTGCAACACTTCTTTGCCGAGCTACGCTTCAATGAGTGGACCCGCAGACCAAATGTTCAAACATGCACCATCTTAG AAAAGCCGTTGTGCCGCTTCAGAAGCAGGTGTGCTTTTTGTACAGATGGGTCTAAGGTTTTGCACCCAAGTGATACGGAATTTGCGTGTGGAAAGGAGGGGCACGAAAAGGAATTCTTCAACAAGAAAGATATGCAAGTGTGGCCGATTGATCCTATGAGACATGCATCACAGATGTAG